Proteins found in one Homalodisca vitripennis isolate AUS2020 chromosome 4, UT_GWSS_2.1, whole genome shotgun sequence genomic segment:
- the LOC124359805 gene encoding E3 ubiquitin-protein ligase CHFR-like, with protein MPDESRPLEESTFWADDELETPDPGIEFLWTEKKASCQGRLLCKKQSIKSKRSLKFQSSGLRNKLTSIPEKELEKRKSGNSSSSSGSDSVVVQISEVTYSCFPLASAYQPVKQTALNNSGSQIWNFYTDRCGERGIESSGSGNSSSLQENCNCVVCGEKVNTCVMHHHQRHLNFCEGCATNCFHDSAICPICPQRIVYIYKYKDI; from the exons ATGCCTGATGAAAGTAGGCCATTGGAAGAGTCAACCTTCTGGGCAGATGATGAATTAGAAACTCCTGACCCCGGAATTGAGTTCCTGTGGACAGAAAAAAAAGCTTCCTGCCAAGGAAGATTACTTTgtaaaaaacaaagtattaagTCCAAg AGATCTCTCAAGTTTCAGTCATCGGGTTTGAGAAATAAGTTAACAAGTATACCTGAAAAAGAACTTGAAAAAAGGAAATCTGGGAATTCTTCTTCCAGTTCAGGATCCGATAGTGTTGTTGTGCAAATCAGCGAGGTCACGTATTCTTGTTTTCCACTGGCAAGTGCATACCAACCAGTTAAACAGACTGCCTTAAATAACTCTGGAAGCCAAATATGGAACTTCTACACTGACAGATGTGGAG AAAGAGGTATAGAGTCAAGTGGAAGTGGCAATTCCTCGTCACTGCAGGAGAATTGCAACTGTGTGGTGTGTGGAGAGAAGGTGAACACGTGTGTCATGCACCATCACCAACGCCACCTAAACTTCTGTGAGGGCTGTGCCACCAATTGTTTCCATGACTCTGCCATCTGCCCAATATGCCCCCAGCGCATTGtctacatttacaaatataaggaCATTTGA